The proteins below are encoded in one region of Thioalkalivibrio sp. K90mix:
- a CDS encoding peptidylprolyl isomerase, translated as MTHSPDHHRRAFWLPLLGAVLLSLGLSAQAQVPGSEQPEDAVEAPVTPGAASEAGAPAAPITPPEGDQFTDRILAVVGDDVVTQRELVERMNLVAQQMMERGTRPPDRDTLARQVMERLIVERVQLQEAQRVGINIDEMTLNRAMENIARENRMTLPQLRQALLQDGVDFNAFREQIRNELTVNQLQRRQVDNQIRVSDQEIADLIASESGAIDRGVRYRIAHIQVSLPRGADSGQIATAREKARELRQRVREGEDFASVAISESDAPDALEGGDLGWRTAGEIPSVFAREAVLMRTGEISDVLRSPNGFHIMKLVDREGGDQTRVRQTQVRHILISPDQVRSDEEARRQAESLYNRIREGSDFEALARANSDDPGSAAQGGQLGWISPGELVPEFEEAMNALQPGEISEPVESQFGWHIIEVLDHREVDTSREQIRARAREILQNRKREEEIELWMRRLRDEAYVEYRVDGFGS; from the coding sequence ATGACGCACTCCCCTGACCACCACCGCCGGGCCTTCTGGCTCCCGCTACTGGGCGCCGTGCTCTTGAGCCTCGGCCTGTCCGCGCAGGCCCAGGTCCCCGGCAGCGAACAACCCGAGGACGCCGTCGAGGCCCCGGTGACCCCGGGCGCCGCCTCCGAGGCCGGCGCCCCCGCCGCGCCCATCACGCCACCGGAGGGGGATCAGTTCACCGATCGCATCCTCGCGGTCGTCGGCGACGACGTGGTAACCCAGCGCGAGCTGGTCGAGCGCATGAACCTGGTCGCCCAGCAGATGATGGAGCGCGGGACCCGCCCGCCGGATCGCGACACCCTCGCACGACAGGTCATGGAACGCCTGATCGTCGAGCGCGTTCAGCTGCAGGAGGCCCAGCGGGTCGGCATCAACATCGACGAGATGACCCTGAACCGGGCAATGGAGAACATCGCCCGCGAGAACCGCATGACCCTGCCGCAGCTGCGCCAGGCCCTGCTGCAGGACGGTGTCGACTTCAACGCCTTCCGCGAACAGATCCGCAACGAACTGACCGTCAACCAGCTGCAGCGCCGCCAGGTCGACAACCAGATTCGCGTCAGCGACCAGGAGATCGCGGATCTGATCGCCTCCGAGAGCGGCGCCATTGACCGCGGCGTGCGCTATCGCATCGCGCATATCCAGGTCTCCCTGCCGCGCGGCGCGGACTCCGGCCAGATCGCCACCGCCCGCGAGAAGGCCCGCGAACTGCGCCAGCGGGTGCGCGAAGGCGAGGACTTTGCCAGCGTGGCAATCTCCGAATCCGACGCCCCGGATGCCCTGGAGGGCGGCGATCTCGGCTGGCGCACCGCCGGCGAGATCCCCTCCGTATTCGCCCGCGAGGCTGTGCTGATGCGCACCGGCGAGATCAGTGACGTGCTGCGCTCGCCGAACGGCTTCCACATCATGAAGCTCGTGGACCGCGAAGGGGGCGACCAGACCCGAGTCCGGCAGACGCAGGTACGCCACATCCTGATCAGCCCCGACCAGGTCCGCAGCGACGAAGAGGCCCGCCGCCAGGCCGAGTCCCTGTATAACCGCATCCGCGAGGGCAGCGACTTCGAGGCCCTGGCACGCGCGAACTCCGACGACCCCGGCTCCGCCGCCCAGGGCGGCCAGCTCGGCTGGATCAGCCCCGGCGAGCTGGTGCCGGAGTTCGAAGAGGCGATGAACGCCCTGCAGCCGGGCGAGATCAGCGAGCCGGTGGAGAGCCAGTTTGGCTGGCACATCATCGAGGTCCTCGACCACCGCGAGGTCGACACCTCGCGCGAGCAGATCCGAGCCCGTGCCCGCGAGATCCTGCAAAACCGCAAGCGCGAAGAAGAGATCGAGCTGTGGATGCGGCGTCTGCGCGACGAGGCCTATGTCGAGTACCGCGTTGACGGCTTCGGCTCCTGA
- the rsmA gene encoding 16S rRNA (adenine(1518)-N(6)/adenine(1519)-N(6))-dimethyltransferase RsmA: MGSALPPIRKRFGQNFLHDQAVLARIVGAIAPRPDDPVLEIGPGRGALTGALLERLNRLVAVEIDRDLVAGLRAAFAPERLELHVGDALDLDLASLGPPPEGGWRVVGNLPYNISTPLLFHLLDQMEAVRDMHFLLQREVVERMTAVPGSKTYGRLTVMLAARARAQSLFGVPPGAFHPPPKVHSAVVRITPLEAPLVDSALYPVFAKVVNQAFSSRRKTLRRGLSGLVDAARIEAAQLDPGARPETVDVHGFAALARMVALS, translated from the coding sequence ATGGGTAGCGCGCTGCCGCCGATCCGCAAGCGGTTCGGCCAGAACTTCCTGCATGATCAGGCCGTGCTCGCACGCATCGTCGGCGCGATCGCCCCGCGCCCCGACGACCCGGTGCTGGAGATCGGCCCCGGCCGGGGGGCCCTGACCGGCGCCCTGCTGGAACGCCTGAATCGTCTGGTCGCGGTGGAGATCGACCGTGACCTGGTGGCCGGCCTGCGCGCCGCCTTTGCCCCGGAGCGACTGGAGCTCCATGTGGGCGACGCCCTGGATCTGGACCTGGCCAGCCTTGGCCCGCCACCGGAGGGTGGCTGGCGGGTCGTGGGCAACCTGCCCTACAACATCTCGACCCCCCTGCTGTTCCACCTGCTCGACCAGATGGAGGCCGTCCGCGACATGCATTTCCTCCTGCAGCGCGAGGTGGTCGAGCGCATGACCGCCGTCCCCGGCAGCAAGACCTATGGCCGGCTGACGGTCATGCTCGCGGCGCGCGCCCGGGCCCAGTCGCTGTTCGGGGTCCCCCCCGGTGCCTTCCACCCGCCGCCCAAGGTCCACTCCGCGGTCGTGCGCATCACGCCACTGGAGGCGCCGCTGGTGGACAGCGCGCTGTATCCGGTGTTTGCAAAGGTTGTGAACCAAGCCTTCTCCAGCCGCCGCAAGACGCTGCGGCGGGGGCTTTCCGGACTGGTGGATGCCGCCCGAATCGAGGCCGCGCAACTCGACCCCGGCGCCCGCCCGGAGACCGTGGACGTCCACGGCTTCGCGGCGCTGGCGCGGATGGTCGCGCTCAGCTGA
- the pdxA gene encoding 4-hydroxythreonine-4-phosphate dehydrogenase PdxA encodes MSSTALTASAPDARTPGAIPRLALTAGEPAGIGPDLLIALAHEPGGGTQRVAIGDPDVLEQRAQQLGQSIHLIPFDPARPRTATPRGTLEIIAVPAGGPVQTGTLDARHAEGVLAMLAAAADGCLDGTFDAMVTGPVHKGVINRAGIPFSGHTEWLAERAGAPMPVMMLATESLRVALVTTHLSLRDVPDAITPERIEAVTRVLHHDLAEDFGIERPRIGVCGLNPHAGEDGVLGLEEIEVITPTLDRLRAEGLDLRGPLPADTAFTPRALAEFDAVLAMYHDQGLPVLKHAGFGHAVNVTLGLPFVRTSVDHGTALDLAGSGRAEVGSFLAAEGLARELARHRLQAQAAHVHG; translated from the coding sequence ATGTCGAGTACCGCGTTGACGGCTTCGGCTCCTGACGCCCGGACGCCGGGTGCAATCCCGCGTCTGGCACTGACCGCTGGCGAGCCGGCCGGGATCGGGCCGGATCTGCTGATTGCCCTGGCCCACGAGCCTGGCGGTGGCACCCAGCGCGTCGCCATCGGCGATCCGGATGTCCTTGAGCAACGGGCGCAGCAACTGGGCCAGTCGATCCACCTGATCCCCTTCGACCCCGCACGACCGCGCACCGCTACACCGCGCGGGACCCTGGAGATCATCGCGGTCCCAGCCGGCGGCCCCGTGCAAACGGGCACCCTCGACGCCCGGCACGCCGAAGGCGTGCTGGCGATGCTCGCCGCCGCCGCCGATGGCTGTCTCGATGGCACCTTCGACGCGATGGTCACCGGCCCGGTGCACAAGGGCGTGATCAACCGTGCCGGCATCCCCTTCAGTGGTCATACCGAGTGGCTGGCCGAACGCGCCGGCGCGCCCATGCCCGTGATGATGCTGGCGACCGAATCCCTGCGGGTCGCACTGGTGACTACGCACCTGTCCCTGCGCGACGTCCCCGACGCAATCACACCGGAGCGCATCGAGGCGGTCACCCGCGTACTGCACCACGACCTCGCCGAGGACTTCGGGATCGAACGCCCGCGCATCGGCGTGTGCGGGCTGAACCCGCACGCCGGCGAAGACGGCGTGCTGGGGCTCGAGGAGATCGAGGTCATCACCCCGACGCTCGACCGCCTGCGCGCCGAGGGCCTGGACCTGCGCGGGCCGCTGCCCGCGGATACCGCATTCACCCCGCGCGCACTCGCCGAGTTCGACGCGGTACTGGCGATGTATCACGACCAGGGACTCCCGGTGCTCAAGCACGCGGGATTCGGACATGCGGTCAATGTGACCCTGGGGCTGCCCTTCGTGCGCACCTCGGTCGACCACGGCACGGCCCTCGACCTGGCCGGCAGTGGTCGCGCGGAGGTCGGCAGCTTCCTCGCAGCCGAGGGCCTGGCCCGGGAACTGGCCCGCCATCGCCTTCAGGCACAGGCCGCGCACGTCCATGGGTGA
- the apaG gene encoding Co2+/Mg2+ efflux protein ApaG — protein MNSPRETEEHAIEIEVATAYVEDQSEPDDDRYVFAYHITIRNSGALTVQLLNRHWIIRDGRDQTQEVRGEGVVGEQPRIEPGDSFEYTSGTVIETPVGTMEGSYGMQDERGNTFEAPIPPFTLSVPRTLH, from the coding sequence ATGAATTCGCCCCGCGAAACCGAAGAACACGCCATCGAGATCGAGGTCGCCACGGCCTATGTCGAGGACCAGTCGGAGCCCGATGACGACCGCTACGTGTTCGCCTACCACATCACGATCCGCAACTCCGGTGCGCTGACCGTGCAACTGCTGAACCGCCACTGGATCATCCGCGATGGCCGCGACCAGACGCAGGAGGTGCGCGGCGAAGGCGTAGTGGGCGAGCAGCCACGCATCGAGCCCGGTGACAGCTTCGAGTACACCAGCGGCACGGTGATCGAGACGCCGGTCGGCACCATGGAGGGCAGCTACGGCATGCAGGACGAACGCGGCAACACCTTCGAGGCGCCGATCCCGCCCTTCACCCTCTCCGTACCCCGCACGCTGCACTAG
- a CDS encoding ROK family protein codes for MDFIVADIGGTRTRVARARHSGTHWSLHDIHRYPSRGFPDLEQILETWRNEVGPAEPLAAAGLALAGPVQDGRARATNLDWPELDARALEQTLGIPVALINDFAAVGACLDALEPGDRITLQNAAADPEGLRLVVGAGTGLGTCLVGPSQQLAIHPGEGGHARFSPADADEAALAAFVSAEEGLCTREHLLSGRGIARIARFELTRRDDAALARALAAADPAAAISDLADAGHAVALAVVQRFVTIYAGQLADMALTALPTGGLYLAGGIAPRWADYFQDTAFLRALHNRPPMTHLLERMPVSLIMHPEPGLLGAAVSAWFQTGAATE; via the coding sequence ATGGACTTCATCGTGGCCGACATCGGAGGGACCCGCACCCGGGTCGCACGCGCCCGCCACAGCGGCACGCACTGGTCGCTGCATGATATCCACCGCTATCCCAGCCGCGGCTTCCCGGATCTGGAGCAAATCCTCGAGACCTGGCGCAACGAGGTCGGACCGGCCGAGCCGCTGGCGGCTGCCGGTCTGGCCCTGGCTGGCCCCGTGCAGGACGGTCGGGCCCGCGCGACCAATCTCGACTGGCCCGAACTGGATGCGCGCGCACTCGAGCAGACACTGGGCATCCCGGTCGCCCTGATCAACGATTTCGCCGCTGTCGGCGCCTGCCTGGATGCCCTGGAACCCGGAGACCGGATCACCCTGCAGAACGCAGCGGCCGATCCGGAGGGTTTGCGCCTGGTGGTCGGGGCCGGGACCGGTCTCGGGACCTGCCTGGTCGGCCCGTCCCAGCAGCTCGCCATCCATCCCGGCGAAGGGGGGCACGCACGCTTTTCCCCGGCCGACGCAGACGAGGCGGCGCTCGCGGCGTTCGTCAGCGCCGAGGAAGGGCTTTGTACCCGCGAGCACCTGCTCAGCGGTCGCGGCATTGCGCGCATCGCACGCTTCGAGCTGACACGCCGGGACGATGCCGCGCTGGCACGGGCCCTGGCCGCTGCCGATCCGGCCGCCGCCATCAGTGACCTGGCCGATGCCGGGCACGCGGTAGCCCTCGCGGTGGTCCAGCGTTTCGTGACGATCTATGCGGGACAACTGGCCGACATGGCCCTGACCGCCCTGCCCACCGGCGGGCTGTACCTGGCCGGCGGGATCGCCCCGCGCTGGGCTGATTACTTCCAGGACACGGCATTTCTGCGGGCCCTGCATAATCGCCCACCGATGACCCACTTGCTTGAGCGAATGCCCGTGTCCCTTATCATGCACCCTGAACCCGGCCTGCTGGGCGCTGCCGTCAGCGCCTGGTTCCAGACAGGAGCTGCAACCGAATGA